The segment ACATTAAGATTAGTCGGATCAGACAACATATCCACCACAAATGTCCTATCAATTTTAACAGTATCAATGGGGAGGGCTTTGATATAATCCAATGAGGCGTACCCCGTCCCAAAATCATCCACAGAGATACCGAAACCGATTTTGTTAAATTCACCTAAAATCTCAGATGCTTTGTTGAGATCTGTTATCGATGTAGACTCAATGATCTCGATTTCTATCATACTGCTTTTTTCTTTCAGTTCAGTTAAAAGGGTCCCCCTGATGAATTCTATCAATTCTTCATTGAGTAATGCATTAGGAGACACATTTATACTCAACTTTACTTTAAGCCCTTTGCTATAAAGGTAATCTATACACTCAAAAGCTCTTGACACAATATACTTATCAAATTCCACCTCAATATCAGAATTACTGATATATGGGATAAATTCAGATGGTGGTATCAACCCATGTGTGGGATGTACCCATCTTACCAGGACTTCAGCCCCCACAACCTCTTTCTTTTCGACATTGAATTTTGGTTGTAAATACAGTATAAATTCCTTATTCTTAAGCCCCCTTTCAATCATGGCCAACTTCTCTCTTTTTATGGCAAGCTGTTTACTCATAATGGTATCAAAAAAAACTATGCGATTTTTGCCTCTATTTTTGGCTTGAAAAACTGCTTGCTGTGCATGTCTCACAAGTTCGTCAGGGTTATCATTATCCTCTGGATATATCGTAACACCTATGGAGCAGGTGAATTTCCATACAACACCATCCACAGTAATCGGCCTAAATATGGCAAACTGGATCTTTTCAAGATAACCTTCAAGCTCTTTTGTATCATCAACAATTGTGGCAATCACAAAGATATCCTCGTCAAAATGACCTAAAATATCACTTTTTTTAAGAATCGGCATTATCCTGTTTGAGATCTGATTTATGATTTTGTTTGAAACTTCAAGCCCATACTTATCTAAAAATTTTTTAAAGCCATCTAAGTCAAGATAACATACAGCAATATCTTTACCTTTATTATCATTGATAAAATTTCTCAATTTTTCAATAAAAAACTTTTTATTTGGCAGTTTTGTGACTTCGTTGTAATATGCAAGAAGTTCGAGCTTTTCTTCATATTTTTTTATTTCTGATATCTCAATGAAATTACCAACAAAATACTTTGGTTTACCGTTTTCATCTTTTATGGTAAAGATGGAAAGGTATTCGGGATAGATCTCATTATTTTTTCTTTTGTTCCATATCTCACCCTCCCATATACCCCTATTAGAAACATTTTCCCAGATATTGGTATAAAATTTATCATCATGTACACCTGATTTTAAAATAGATGTTTTTTTACCGATTACCTCATTTCTCTCATAACCGGTGATCTTTGTAAATGCATCGTTTACATCTAAAATAATACCATTAAGATCGGTGACTACTATCCCACTTAAATTATGCCTGATGATATCGTAAGCTAATTTAAACTTCTCCGAAAGAGTTATTTTCTCCGTGATATCAAGTAGTAAAATAACTGTAGCCTCTTTTTTACCTGATATAATCACATCATTTTTATGCAGATAAAAAGTTTTGCTATCTCCATCCACCTCTATCGATATCTGTTGGTCACTGGAGGATATAATATATTCCAATTTTTCAGTGAAATTATCGATATCTTTGAAAAATTTTATTACCGATGGATTGTAATATATGACTTTACCCTTTTCATCTAAAACTATGAGAAAATCTTTCAGAGAATCGGTGATTTCCCTTGTAAGCTTTTCTGTTTTAGCCATTTTTTCGTAAAACTTTAAACTCAAAAATAGCCCGGTAAATATGATTATGTTAAAAAATATCCCCAGCACACCCTGTGTAATATACCTTCTTATCATAGTGCCTATAAAAGGAGCTCTCGATATAGACACAAGATAAATATAATTGCTGTCATTCGGAAGGATCTGTTTGAAAAGCATTAAATAATAATCATAATAAGACTTATAATAAAGAAAAAAATCCTTACCAGACCCAAGTTTAGTAGTCAGCTCTTTCTTGTCCGGATATCCCGAGATGATCTTTTTGGCAAACTCCAGTGCATCACCATTTGCTCTCAGCAGAAGATCATGTTCATAAAAACAGTCTATATTGTCACTTAGCTTAACCAGAAATTTATCATTATTTGTCTCGTTTCCAGCTACCAAAATGAGGTGATAAACATCTTTAACTTGATTTAAATCCTCCTGTATTGCACTTAAGCTAAACCCATAGACAATCACACCATACGTAATACCATCCACAACTATTGGAAAGTTATACGTAAATACTAATCGATCGTTGTAAAATTCATATCCTGAGACAACCTCTTTTTTTACCATGGATTGATAAGCTAAACTCCTACTATATAAAACAGATCCACTTAATTCAGGCTGATTGAAATTCAGGAAAACTGTGTTTGTATCACATATATTAAAGACCACAATACCC is part of the Calditerrivibrio nitroreducens DSM 19672 genome and harbors:
- a CDS encoding sensor domain-containing protein, with amino-acid sequence MRRVLDNYKWYILILFVLTSTFIISFLLITFSKELKSVYTFSIANLESSFNANKDKYELFLRSEVRTILSDPEFIDAIKNINMNKSVTEYRRLLFKKLYKSYKLYKEKGIVVFNICDTNTVFLNFNQPELSGSVLYSRSLAYQSMVKKEVVSGYEFYNDRLVFTYNFPIVVDGITYGVIVYGFSLSAIQEDLNQVKDVYHLILVAGNETNNDKFLVKLSDNIDCFYEHDLLLRANGDALEFAKKIISGYPDKKELTTKLGSGKDFFLYYKSYYDYYLMLFKQILPNDSNYIYLVSISRAPFIGTMIRRYITQGVLGIFFNIIIFTGLFLSLKFYEKMAKTEKLTREITDSLKDFLIVLDEKGKVIYYNPSVIKFFKDIDNFTEKLEYIISSSDQQISIEVDGDSKTFYLHKNDVIISGKKEATVILLLDITEKITLSEKFKLAYDIIRHNLSGIVVTDLNGIILDVNDAFTKITGYERNEVIGKKTSILKSGVHDDKFYTNIWENVSNRGIWEGEIWNKRKNNEIYPEYLSIFTIKDENGKPKYFVGNFIEISEIKKYEEKLELLAYYNEVTKLPNKKFFIEKLRNFINDNKGKDIAVCYLDLDGFKKFLDKYGLEVSNKIINQISNRIMPILKKSDILGHFDEDIFVIATIVDDTKELEGYLEKIQFAIFRPITVDGVVWKFTCSIGVTIYPEDNDNPDELVRHAQQAVFQAKNRGKNRIVFFDTIMSKQLAIKREKLAMIERGLKNKEFILYLQPKFNVEKKEVVGAEVLVRWVHPTHGLIPPSEFIPYISNSDIEVEFDKYIVSRAFECIDYLYSKGLKVKLSINVSPNALLNEELIEFIRGTLLTELKEKSSMIEIEIIESTSITDLNKASEILGEFNKIGFGISVDDFGTGYASLDYIKALPIDTVKIDRTFVVDMLSDPTNLNVTEVVILLAKAFNKEIVAEGVENIETASALYKLGCNIFQGYLIAKPLPIEDFVDMYHKLNNMSISQVIDDYFKNKEVIEIYSAVNAFSRIINLLHYYGTHDFDQNSFDRLYFNLMSWLRNKGVSYYKKKEMYEQIIEEMLNTKDHIEKVLKNDYPKDMLYDFMQELSKLEEKLKRSYEKIC